Proteins from one Thermobifida alba genomic window:
- the rplN gene encoding 50S ribosomal protein L14, translating to MIQQESRLKVADNTGAKEILTIRVLGGSGRRYAGIGDTIVATVKDALPGAGVKKGDVVKAVVVRTTKERRRPDGSYIRFDENAAVLIKDGGDPRGTRIFGPVGRELRDKKFMRIISLAPEVL from the coding sequence GTGATTCAGCAGGAGTCGCGACTCAAGGTCGCCGACAACACGGGTGCGAAGGAGATCCTGACCATCCGTGTCCTCGGCGGCTCGGGCAGGCGCTACGCGGGCATCGGGGACACGATCGTGGCGACCGTCAAGGACGCCCTGCCCGGCGCGGGTGTCAAGAAGGGCGATGTCGTCAAGGCCGTTGTCGTGCGCACCACCAAGGAGCGCCGTCGGCCCGACGGCTCCTACATCCGCTTCGATGAGAACGCCGCCGTGCTCATCAAGGACGGTGGGGATCCGCGGGGGACCCGTATCTTCGGCCCGGTCGGCCGCGAGCTGCGGGACAAGAAGTTCATGCGCATCATTTCGCTGGCGCCGGAGGTGCTCTAG
- the rpsJ gene encoding 30S ribosomal protein S10, with the protein MAGQKIRIRLKAYDHEVIDSSARSIVETVTRTGAQVAGPVPLPTEKNVYCVIRSPHKYKDSREHFEMRTHKRLIDIIDPTPKTVDSLMRLDLPAGVDIEIKL; encoded by the coding sequence ATGGCGGGACAGAAGATCCGCATTCGGCTCAAGGCCTATGACCACGAGGTCATCGACAGTTCGGCACGCAGCATCGTCGAGACTGTGACGAGGACCGGCGCGCAGGTCGCGGGCCCGGTGCCGTTGCCGACGGAGAAGAACGTTTACTGCGTCATCCGGTCGCCGCACAAGTACAAGGACTCGCGTGAGCACTTCGAGATGCGCACGCACAAGCGGCTGATCGACATCATCGACCCGACGCCGAAGACCGTCGACTCGCTCATGCGGCTCGACCTTCCGGCCGGCGTCGACATCGAGATCAAGCTCTGA
- the rpsL gene encoding 30S ribosomal protein S12: protein MPTIQQLVRKGRKTKVSKNKTPALKGSPQRRGVCTRVYTTTPKKPNSALRKVARVRLSSQIEVTAYIPGVGHNLQEHSIVLVRGGRVKDLPGVRYRIVRGALDTQGVRNRKQARSRYGAKKEK from the coding sequence GTGCCCACGATTCAGCAGCTGGTCCGTAAGGGCCGCAAGACCAAGGTTTCGAAGAACAAGACCCCGGCGCTCAAGGGGAGCCCTCAGCGTCGCGGCGTGTGCACACGGGTCTACACGACCACGCCGAAGAAGCCGAACTCTGCGCTGCGGAAGGTGGCTCGTGTCCGGCTGAGCAGCCAGATCGAGGTCACCGCCTACATCCCCGGTGTCGGCCACAACCTCCAGGAGCACTCCATCGTGCTCGTCCGCGGTGGCCGTGTGAAGGACCTGCCGGGCGTGCGCTACCGCATCGTCCGCGGTGCGCTCGACACGCAGGGCGTTCGCAACCGCAAGCAGGCTCGTAGCCGCTACGGCGCCAAGAAGGAGAAGTAA
- the rplV gene encoding 50S ribosomal protein L22: MGTRAQARFVRVTPRKARRVVDLIRGLPADEAQAVLRFAPQAASEPVGKVLASAIANAEHNDKLDRETLVVSRAWVDEGPTLKRIRPRGFGRAFRVTKRTSHITVVVEPRDTVGASSAKTKERTR; encoded by the coding sequence ATGGGAACGAGGGCACAAGCGCGGTTCGTCCGCGTCACGCCCCGAAAGGCCCGCCGTGTGGTGGACCTTATTCGCGGGCTGCCCGCTGACGAGGCTCAGGCGGTGCTCCGGTTCGCACCCCAGGCGGCAAGTGAACCGGTGGGCAAGGTGCTCGCGAGCGCCATCGCCAATGCCGAGCACAACGACAAGTTGGACCGTGAAACGCTGGTCGTCAGCCGCGCCTGGGTGGACGAAGGACCGACTCTGAAGCGCATCCGGCCGCGGGGCTTCGGTCGCGCCTTCCGAGTCACCAAGCGGACGAGCCACATCACCGTGGTGGTCGAGCCGCGTGACACCGTGGGCGCCTCGTCGGCCAAGACGAAGGAAAGGACCCGATAG
- the tuf gene encoding elongation factor Tu — MAKAKFERTKPHVNIGTIGHIDHGKTTLTAAITKVLHDRYPDLNPFTPFENIDKAPEERERGITISISHVEYQTESRHYAHVDCPGHADYVKNMITGAAQMDGAILVVAATDGPMPQTKEHVLLARQVGVPYIVVALNKSDMVDDEEIFELVELEVRDLLNEYEFPGDEVPVVRVSALKALEGDAEWGQKILELMQAVDETIPEPQRDVDKPFLMPIEDVFSITGRGTVVTGRIERGVINVNDTVDIVGIKDEKVTTTVTGVEMFRKLLDQGQAGDNVGLLLRGIKREEVERGQVVIKPGTTTPHTEFEAQVVILSKDEGGRHTPFFNNYRPQFYFRTTDVTGVVTLPEGTEMVMPGDNTAMTVQLIQPVAMEEGLKFAIREGGRTVGAGRVTKIIK, encoded by the coding sequence GTGGCGAAGGCCAAGTTCGAGCGGACCAAGCCGCACGTCAACATCGGCACCATCGGTCACATCGACCACGGTAAGACCACGCTGACCGCGGCGATCACCAAGGTCCTGCACGACCGGTACCCGGACCTCAACCCGTTCACGCCCTTCGAGAACATCGACAAGGCTCCCGAGGAGCGCGAGCGCGGTATCACCATCTCCATCTCGCACGTGGAGTACCAGACCGAGAGCCGCCACTACGCGCACGTGGACTGCCCCGGTCACGCGGACTACGTGAAGAACATGATCACCGGTGCCGCCCAGATGGACGGCGCGATCCTGGTGGTCGCCGCCACCGACGGCCCGATGCCGCAGACCAAGGAGCACGTGCTCCTGGCCCGCCAGGTCGGCGTCCCCTACATCGTCGTGGCTCTGAACAAGTCCGACATGGTGGACGACGAGGAGATCTTCGAGCTGGTCGAGCTCGAGGTCCGCGACCTGCTCAACGAGTACGAGTTCCCGGGCGACGAGGTCCCCGTGGTCCGCGTCTCCGCGCTGAAGGCCCTGGAGGGCGACGCCGAGTGGGGCCAGAAGATCCTGGAGCTCATGCAGGCCGTCGACGAGACCATCCCCGAGCCGCAGCGTGACGTCGACAAGCCGTTCCTGATGCCGATCGAGGACGTCTTCTCGATCACCGGTCGCGGCACCGTCGTGACCGGCCGCATCGAGCGCGGTGTCATCAACGTCAACGACACCGTCGACATCGTCGGCATCAAGGACGAGAAGGTCACCACCACCGTCACCGGTGTGGAGATGTTCCGCAAGCTGCTCGACCAGGGCCAGGCCGGTGACAACGTCGGTCTGCTGCTGCGCGGCATCAAGCGCGAGGAGGTGGAGCGCGGCCAGGTCGTCATCAAGCCCGGCACCACCACCCCGCACACCGAGTTCGAGGCGCAGGTCGTCATCCTCTCCAAGGACGAGGGTGGCCGCCACACGCCCTTCTTCAACAACTACCGCCCGCAGTTCTACTTCCGCACCACGGACGTCACCGGCGTCGTCACGCTGCCCGAGGGCACCGAGATGGTCATGCCCGGTGACAACACCGCGATGACCGTCCAGCTCATCCAGCCGGTCGCGATGGAAGAGGGTCTGAAGTTCGCCATCCGCGAGGGTGGTCGGACCGTGGGCGCGGGCCGCGTCACCAAGATCATCAAGTAG
- the rplX gene encoding 50S ribosomal protein L24, whose translation MKIKKDDEVIVIAGKDKGATGKVKKALPREQRVIVEGVNLIKKHKKANQAGGQQGEVVTLEAPIHVSNVALLEDGKPTRVGYRFKEDGTKVRISRRTGKEI comes from the coding sequence ATGAAGATCAAGAAGGACGACGAGGTCATCGTCATCGCCGGCAAGGACAAGGGTGCCACTGGGAAGGTCAAGAAGGCCCTTCCCAGGGAGCAGCGCGTCATCGTCGAGGGCGTCAACCTCATCAAGAAGCACAAGAAGGCGAACCAGGCGGGTGGCCAGCAGGGTGAGGTCGTCACCCTGGAAGCGCCGATCCACGTGAGCAACGTCGCGCTCCTTGAGGACGGCAAGCCCACCCGGGTCGGCTACCGCTTCAAGGAAGACGGAACCAAGGTTCGGATCTCCCGCCGTACCGGTAAGGAAATCTGA
- the rplW gene encoding 50S ribosomal protein L23, translated as MRIPDPRDIIIKPVISEKSYGLLDQNKYTFLVRPEANKTQIKMAVEQIFDVKVTSVNTINRKGKRKRTRFGYGKRPDTKRAIVSLKDGDRIDIFGV; from the coding sequence GTGAGGATCCCCGACCCTCGGGACATCATCATCAAGCCGGTGATTTCCGAGAAGAGCTACGGACTGCTGGACCAGAACAAGTACACCTTCCTGGTCCGTCCGGAGGCCAACAAGACCCAGATCAAGATGGCGGTGGAGCAGATCTTCGACGTGAAGGTCACCTCCGTCAACACGATCAACCGGAAGGGCAAGCGCAAGCGCACCCGGTTCGGCTACGGCAAGCGGCCCGACACCAAGCGCGCGATCGTGAGCCTGAAGGACGGCGACCGGATCGACATCTTCGGCGTCTGA
- the rpsQ gene encoding 30S ribosomal protein S17, translating to MSEKTTAQERNYRKTREGYVVSDKMNKTVVVEVEDRVKHPLYGKVIRRTTKYKAHDEANIAGVGDRVRLMETRPLSATKRWRVVEILEKAK from the coding sequence ATGAGTGAGAAGACCACGGCGCAGGAGCGTAACTACCGCAAGACGCGCGAGGGTTACGTCGTCAGCGACAAGATGAACAAGACTGTCGTCGTCGAGGTGGAGGACCGCGTCAAGCACCCGCTGTACGGCAAGGTCATCCGCCGGACCACGAAGTACAAGGCCCACGACGAGGCGAACATCGCCGGTGTCGGCGACCGGGTCCGCCTGATGGAGACCCGACCGCTGTCCGCGACCAAGCGCTGGCGCGTCGTGGAGATCCTGGAGAAGGCCAAGTAA
- the rplD gene encoding 50S ribosomal protein L4 has protein sequence MATIEVKDREGAAKGSVELPDEIFAQKVNIPLMHQVVVAQEAAGRQGTHSTKTRGEVRGGGKKPYRQKGTGRARQGSIRAPQFTGGGTVHGPKPRDYSQRTPKKMKAAALRGALSNRAQNGRIHVISEFIAEDVTTKRTQTALKALRAITDSDKVLVVLARDDEHNRLALRNLPEVHILDADQVNTYDVLYADDIVFTEAGYQEFLAHAKGDRTAVSQEDDQ, from the coding sequence ATGGCGACCATCGAGGTCAAGGACCGCGAGGGCGCGGCCAAGGGAAGCGTCGAGCTCCCCGACGAGATCTTCGCCCAGAAGGTCAACATTCCGCTGATGCACCAGGTCGTGGTCGCCCAGGAGGCCGCGGGCCGCCAGGGCACGCACTCCACCAAGACCCGGGGCGAGGTCCGCGGCGGAGGCAAGAAGCCGTACCGCCAGAAGGGCACCGGCCGGGCCCGCCAGGGCTCCATCCGCGCGCCGCAGTTCACCGGCGGCGGCACGGTGCACGGCCCCAAGCCGCGCGACTACAGCCAGCGGACGCCCAAGAAGATGAAGGCCGCCGCCCTGCGCGGAGCCCTCAGCAACCGGGCGCAGAACGGACGTATCCACGTCATCAGCGAATTCATCGCCGAGGACGTCACCACCAAGCGCACCCAGACCGCGCTGAAGGCGCTGCGCGCGATCACCGACTCCGACAAGGTGCTGGTGGTCCTCGCGCGCGACGACGAGCACAACCGGCTCGCGCTGCGGAACCTGCCCGAGGTGCACATCCTCGACGCCGACCAGGTCAACACCTACGACGTGCTCTACGCCGACGACATCGTGTTCACCGAAGCCGGTTACCAGGAGTTCCTGGCCCACGCCAAGGGCGACAGGACCGCGGTGTCTCAGGAGGACGACCAGTGA
- the rpsS gene encoding 30S ribosomal protein S19 codes for MPRSLKKGPFVDDHLMKKVEEQNEKGTKNVIKTWSRRSMVVPEMIGHTIAVHDGRKHVPVFISEAMIGHKLGEFAPTRTFRSHVKEDRRSRR; via the coding sequence ATGCCACGTAGCCTGAAGAAGGGCCCCTTCGTCGACGACCACCTCATGAAAAAGGTGGAGGAGCAGAACGAGAAGGGCACCAAGAACGTCATCAAGACGTGGTCCCGTCGTTCCATGGTCGTCCCCGAGATGATCGGGCACACCATCGCCGTGCACGACGGCCGCAAGCACGTGCCCGTGTTCATCTCCGAAGCGATGATCGGTCACAAGCTCGGCGAGTTCGCTCCCACGCGCACTTTCCGCAGCCACGTCAAGGAGGACCGCCGCAGCCGCCGCTAG
- the rpsG gene encoding 30S ribosomal protein S7, giving the protein MPRKGPAPKRQLITDPVYGSPLVTALINKVLLDGKRSLAQSIVYNALEGAREKTGQDPLVILKRALDNVKPTLEVRSRRVGGATYQVPVEVRASRSTTLALRWLVQYARQRREKSMTERLMNELVDASNGLGAAVKRREDTHKMAESNKAFAHYRW; this is encoded by the coding sequence ATGCCGCGCAAGGGTCCGGCGCCGAAGCGCCAGCTGATCACCGACCCGGTCTACGGATCGCCGCTGGTCACCGCACTCATCAACAAGGTGCTGCTGGACGGCAAGCGTTCCCTGGCCCAGTCGATCGTCTACAACGCCCTTGAGGGCGCCAGGGAGAAGACCGGGCAGGACCCGCTGGTGATCCTCAAGCGGGCCCTCGACAACGTCAAGCCCACCCTTGAGGTGCGCAGCCGCCGCGTCGGCGGTGCCACCTACCAGGTGCCGGTCGAGGTTCGCGCGTCGCGCAGCACCACGCTGGCGCTGCGCTGGCTGGTGCAGTACGCCCGCCAGCGCCGCGAGAAGAGCATGACCGAGCGCCTCATGAACGAGCTGGTCGACGCCAGCAACGGTCTTGGCGCCGCTGTCAAGCGACGTGAGGACACCCACAAGATGGCGGAGTCCAACAAGGCCTTCGCTCACTACCGCTGGTAA
- the rplB gene encoding 50S ribosomal protein L2 produces the protein MGIRKHKPTSPGRRGSSVSDFAEITRSTPEKSLVRPLHSKGGRNGHGRITARHQGGGHKRAYRVIDFRRHDKDGIPAKVAHIEYDPNRTARIALLHYVDGEKRYILAPAGLKQGDRVENGPGADIKPGNCLPLRNIPTGTFVHAVELKPGGGAKLGRSAGTSIQLLAKEGAYATLRMPSGEMRQVEVACRATVGQVGNAEQSNISWGKAGRMRWKGKRPSVRGVAMNPIDHPHGGGEGKSSGGRHPVSPWGKSEGRTRTKGKASDRLIVRRRSRKKR, from the coding sequence ATGGGCATTCGAAAGCACAAGCCGACGAGCCCGGGACGCCGCGGGTCGAGCGTGAGCGACTTCGCCGAGATCACGCGTTCGACCCCGGAGAAGTCCCTGGTCCGTCCGCTGCACTCCAAAGGCGGGCGTAACGGCCACGGTCGCATCACTGCCCGCCACCAGGGCGGCGGTCACAAGCGCGCCTACCGGGTGATCGACTTCCGCCGCCACGACAAGGACGGCATTCCGGCGAAGGTCGCCCACATCGAGTACGACCCGAACCGCACCGCGCGGATCGCGCTGCTCCACTACGTGGACGGCGAGAAGCGGTACATCCTGGCGCCCGCCGGCCTCAAGCAGGGCGACCGGGTCGAGAACGGCCCCGGGGCCGACATCAAGCCGGGCAACTGCCTGCCGCTGCGCAACATCCCCACGGGTACGTTCGTGCACGCAGTGGAGCTCAAGCCGGGCGGTGGCGCCAAGCTGGGACGCTCGGCCGGGACCTCGATCCAGCTGCTCGCCAAGGAAGGCGCCTACGCGACGCTGCGCATGCCCTCGGGCGAGATGCGCCAGGTCGAGGTCGCCTGCCGGGCCACCGTGGGACAGGTCGGCAACGCCGAGCAGTCCAACATCAGCTGGGGCAAGGCCGGCCGCATGCGGTGGAAGGGCAAGCGCCCGAGCGTCCGCGGTGTGGCGATGAACCCGATCGACCACCCGCACGGTGGTGGTGAGGGCAAGTCCTCCGGCGGCCGCCACCCGGTCAGCCCGTGGGGCAAGTCCGAGGGCCGCACCCGTACGAAGGGCAAGGCCAGCGACCGGCTCATCGTGCGTCGGCGCAGCAGGAAGAAGCGGTAA
- the fusA gene encoding elongation factor G, whose amino-acid sequence MATTALDLAKVRNIGIMAHIDAGKTTTTERILFYTGVNYKLGETHEGSATMDWMKEEQERGITITSAATTCRWNDTTINIIDTPGHVDFTIEVERSLRVLDGAVTVFDGKEGVEPQSEQVWRQADRYNVPRICFVNKMDKIGAEFQRCVDMIRDRLGANPLPIQLPIGAESDFKGVIDLVRMKAYVWSDEAAKGEMYETVEIPDTHADAAREGHERLVEILAEADDEIMELYLEGQEPTVEQLVPAIRRATIAGTAVPVLCGTAFKNKGVQPLLDAIVAYLPSPLDVEAIEGHDPKDQSEEATLQRKPSEEEPLAALAFKIMSDPHLGKLTYLRVYSGVLESGTQVLNSLKGRKERIGKIYRMHANKREEISRVGAGDIVAVMGLKDTTTGETLCDPANPIVLESMTFPAPVIEVAIEPKTKSDQEKLSTAIQRLAEEDPSFRVATDEETGQTVISGMGELHLEVLVNRMREEFKVEANIGKPQVAYRETIRRKVEKVEYTHKKQTGGSGQYGRVIIDLEPLAIDGDGDGAGYEFVNNITGGRIPREYIPSVDAGCQEAAQFGVLAGYPLVGIKVTLQDGAYHEVDSSELAFKVAGSMAFKEAASKAKPVLLEPVMSVEVTTPEEYMGDVIGDLNSRRGQIQSMEERAGARVVKALVPLSEMFGYVGDLRGRTQGRANYTMVFHSYAEVPSNVSQEIVAKARGE is encoded by the coding sequence ATGGCTACCACTGCTCTTGACCTTGCCAAGGTCCGCAACATCGGGATCATGGCGCACATCGACGCGGGCAAGACCACGACGACCGAGCGAATCCTCTTCTACACCGGTGTCAACTACAAGCTCGGCGAGACCCACGAGGGCTCGGCGACGATGGACTGGATGAAAGAGGAGCAGGAGCGCGGCATCACGATCACGTCCGCCGCGACCACCTGTCGCTGGAACGACACCACGATCAACATCATCGACACGCCCGGCCACGTCGACTTCACCATCGAGGTCGAGCGGTCGCTGCGTGTTCTTGACGGTGCGGTCACCGTGTTCGACGGCAAGGAGGGCGTCGAGCCCCAGTCGGAGCAGGTGTGGCGCCAAGCCGACCGGTACAACGTGCCGCGGATCTGCTTTGTCAACAAGATGGACAAGATCGGCGCGGAGTTCCAGCGCTGCGTCGACATGATCCGTGACCGTCTCGGCGCCAACCCGCTGCCCATCCAGCTGCCGATCGGCGCCGAGTCCGACTTCAAGGGCGTCATCGACCTCGTCCGCATGAAGGCCTACGTCTGGAGCGACGAGGCCGCCAAGGGCGAGATGTACGAGACCGTCGAGATCCCCGACACGCACGCCGACGCCGCGCGCGAGGGTCACGAGCGGCTCGTCGAGATCCTGGCCGAGGCCGACGACGAGATCATGGAGCTGTACCTGGAGGGCCAGGAGCCCACCGTGGAGCAGCTCGTCCCGGCCATCCGCCGCGCCACGATCGCCGGCACCGCTGTCCCGGTCCTGTGCGGCACGGCTTTCAAGAACAAGGGCGTACAGCCCCTCCTGGACGCGATCGTCGCCTACCTGCCGTCGCCACTGGACGTCGAGGCGATCGAGGGCCACGACCCCAAGGACCAGTCCGAGGAGGCCACGCTCCAGCGCAAGCCCAGCGAAGAGGAGCCGCTGGCCGCCCTGGCGTTCAAGATCATGAGCGACCCGCACCTGGGCAAGCTGACCTACCTGCGCGTCTACTCCGGGGTGCTGGAGAGCGGCACGCAGGTCCTCAACAGCCTCAAGGGCCGCAAGGAGCGGATCGGCAAGATCTACCGGATGCACGCCAACAAGCGTGAGGAGATCTCGCGGGTGGGCGCCGGTGACATCGTCGCGGTGATGGGTCTGAAGGACACCACCACGGGCGAGACGCTGTGCGACCCCGCGAACCCGATCGTCCTGGAGTCGATGACCTTCCCGGCGCCCGTCATCGAGGTCGCCATCGAGCCCAAGACCAAGAGCGACCAGGAGAAGCTCAGCACCGCGATCCAGCGCCTCGCGGAGGAGGACCCCTCCTTCCGGGTGGCCACCGACGAGGAGACCGGGCAGACCGTCATCTCCGGCATGGGCGAGCTGCACCTTGAGGTGCTCGTCAACCGCATGCGCGAAGAGTTCAAGGTCGAGGCCAACATCGGCAAGCCCCAGGTGGCCTACCGCGAGACCATCCGCCGCAAGGTCGAGAAGGTCGAGTACACCCACAAGAAGCAGACGGGTGGCTCCGGCCAGTACGGCCGTGTGATCATCGACCTCGAACCGCTCGCGATCGACGGTGACGGTGACGGAGCGGGCTACGAGTTCGTCAACAACATCACCGGTGGCCGTATCCCGCGGGAGTACATCCCGTCGGTCGACGCCGGTTGCCAGGAGGCCGCCCAGTTCGGTGTCCTCGCCGGATACCCGCTGGTCGGGATCAAGGTGACCCTCCAGGACGGCGCCTACCACGAAGTCGACTCCTCCGAGCTCGCCTTCAAGGTCGCCGGTTCCATGGCCTTCAAGGAGGCGGCCAGCAAGGCCAAGCCGGTTCTCCTGGAGCCGGTCATGTCGGTCGAGGTCACCACGCCCGAGGAGTACATGGGCGATGTGATCGGTGACCTGAACAGCCGGCGCGGTCAGATCCAGTCCATGGAGGAGCGTGCCGGGGCTCGTGTCGTCAAGGCACTCGTTCCGCTGTCGGAGATGTTCGGCTACGTGGGCGACCTGCGCGGCCGTACCCAGGGTCGGGCCAACTACACGATGGTGTTCCACTCCTACGCGGAGGTCCCCTCCAACGTCTCGCAGGAGATCGTTGCGAAGGCCCGCGGCGAATAG
- the rplC gene encoding 50S ribosomal protein L3: MTTKQIKGVLGEKLGMTQVFDESGKVVPVTVLKAGPAVVTRVRTPETDGYSAIQLGYGQINPRKVNKPLGDYLRKHNLTPRRHYVEVRTADASEYTLGQEITADVFEAGQKVDVTGKTKGKGYSGVMKRHGFGGLSASHGTQRKHRSPGSIGGCATPGRVFKGLRMAGRMGNARRTVQNLTVHSVDAEKGLLLVKGAVPGPNGGLVLVRTAVKGVK; encoded by the coding sequence ATGACGACCAAGCAGATCAAGGGAGTTCTGGGCGAAAAGCTCGGCATGACCCAGGTCTTCGACGAGTCCGGCAAAGTCGTGCCGGTGACGGTTCTGAAGGCCGGTCCGGCTGTCGTGACTCGCGTCCGCACCCCGGAGACCGACGGATACTCGGCGATCCAGCTCGGCTACGGCCAGATCAACCCGCGCAAGGTGAACAAGCCGCTCGGCGACTACCTGCGCAAGCACAACCTCACCCCGCGCCGCCACTACGTCGAGGTGCGCACCGCCGACGCCAGCGAGTACACGCTGGGCCAGGAGATCACCGCCGACGTGTTCGAGGCCGGCCAGAAGGTCGACGTCACCGGCAAGACCAAGGGCAAGGGGTACTCCGGTGTCATGAAGCGCCACGGCTTCGGCGGCCTCAGCGCCTCTCACGGCACCCAGCGCAAGCACCGTTCGCCCGGTTCCATCGGTGGCTGTGCCACCCCGGGCCGTGTCTTCAAGGGCCTGCGGATGGCCGGCCGTATGGGTAACGCGCGCCGGACCGTGCAGAACCTCACCGTGCACTCGGTCGACGCCGAGAAGGGCCTCCTCCTGGTCAAGGGTGCGGTTCCCGGCCCCAACGGCGGCCTGGTTCTCGTCCGCACCGCCGTGAAGGGGGTCAAGTAA
- the rplP gene encoding 50S ribosomal protein L16 — protein MLIPRKVKHRKQHHPSLRGRAKGGTSVHFGEYGIQALEAAYVTNRQIEAARIAMTRHIRRGGKVWINIFPDRPLTKKPAETRMGSGKGSPEWWVAPVKPGRVMFELAGVPEPVAKEALRRAMHKLPMKCKFVKREAGE, from the coding sequence ATGCTCATTCCCCGCAAGGTCAAGCACCGCAAGCAGCACCACCCCAGCCTCCGGGGACGTGCCAAGGGCGGTACCAGCGTCCACTTCGGTGAGTACGGCATCCAGGCTCTTGAGGCCGCCTATGTCACCAACCGGCAGATCGAGGCGGCGCGTATCGCGATGACCCGCCACATCCGCCGTGGTGGCAAGGTCTGGATCAACATCTTCCCGGACCGTCCGCTGACCAAGAAGCCCGCCGAGACCCGCATGGGTTCCGGTAAGGGATCCCCGGAGTGGTGGGTCGCTCCGGTCAAGCCCGGACGGGTGATGTTCGAGCTGGCGGGTGTGCCCGAGCCCGTGGCGAAGGAAGCTCTTCGCCGGGCGATGCACAAACTGCCGATGAAGTGCAAGTTCGTGAAGCGAGAGGCGGGGGAGTAA
- the rpsC gene encoding 30S ribosomal protein S3 produces the protein MGQKVNPHGFRLGVTTDFKSRWFADKLYKDYVKEDVAIRRMLTRGMERAGISKVEIERTRERVRVDVHTARPGIVIGRRGAEADRIRANLEKLTKKQVQLNILEVKNPEIDAQLVAQGVAEQLSSRVAFRRAMRKAIQSAMKSGAKGIRIQCGGRLGGAEMSRSEFYREGRVPLHTLRADIDYGFFEARTTFGRIGVKVWIYKGEAPVTRAEREAAQAAQRAAGGQRRERPGRRRRGGGGGGGGQQQQAEKATAQATEAPKAEKSGNEES, from the coding sequence GTGGGACAGAAGGTCAACCCGCACGGGTTCCGCCTCGGAGTGACCACCGACTTCAAGAGCCGGTGGTTCGCAGACAAGCTGTACAAGGACTACGTCAAGGAAGACGTGGCCATCCGCCGGATGCTGACCCGCGGCATGGAGCGCGCCGGGATCTCCAAGGTCGAGATCGAGCGCACCCGTGAGCGTGTCCGCGTCGACGTCCACACCGCCCGGCCCGGCATCGTCATCGGCCGTCGCGGTGCGGAGGCCGACCGCATCCGCGCCAACCTCGAAAAGCTGACCAAGAAGCAGGTTCAGCTGAACATCCTCGAGGTCAAGAACCCCGAGATCGACGCCCAGCTCGTCGCCCAGGGGGTCGCGGAGCAGCTGTCGAGCCGAGTCGCGTTCCGCCGTGCCATGCGCAAGGCCATCCAGAGCGCGATGAAGAGCGGGGCCAAGGGCATCCGCATCCAGTGCGGCGGCCGTCTCGGCGGCGCCGAGATGTCGCGCTCGGAGTTCTACCGCGAAGGCCGGGTGCCGCTGCACACGCTGCGCGCCGACATCGACTACGGCTTCTTCGAAGCGCGTACCACCTTCGGCCGCATCGGTGTGAAGGTCTGGATCTACAAGGGCGAGGCGCCCGTCACCCGCGCCGAGCGCGAGGCCGCCCAGGCCGCGCAGCGCGCGGCCGGCGGTCAGCGTCGCGAGCGTCCGGGACGCCGTCGCCGTGGCGGCGGTGGCGGTGGCGGCGGCCAGCAGCAGCAGGCCGAGAAGGCGACCGCCCAGGCGACTGAGGCCCCCAAGGCCGAGAAGTCCGGGAACGAGGAGAGCTGA
- the rpmC gene encoding 50S ribosomal protein L29, with protein MAKSLTAAELRGYSVEELTGKLKEAKEELFNLRFQAATGQLDNNSRLRTVKREIARIYTVLREHELGIMPLAAEESADKAKEAAE; from the coding sequence ATGGCCAAGTCCCTCACCGCCGCCGAGCTGCGCGGCTACTCCGTCGAGGAGTTGACCGGCAAGCTCAAGGAGGCGAAGGAAGAGCTGTTCAACCTCCGTTTTCAGGCCGCCACCGGGCAGCTGGACAACAACAGCCGGTTGCGCACTGTGAAGCGTGAGATCGCGCGGATCTACACGGTGCTGCGCGAGCACGAGCTGGGCATCATGCCGCTGGCTGCCGAGGAGTCGGCTGACAAGGCGAAGGAAGCAGCCGAATGA